The genomic stretch AAAACAATAACCCTATTTAGAGTTTACTCAAAAAGTTTTTTGGTGGGGAGAAGGTGTTAAGTATTGGATGTTAGGTTAAATACTTATAAATCAAGGTGTTTAGTCTAATTCTTAGCTTTATAAAGTAATTATGGTAAAACAAAGAAAAAAATCAGATTTTCCCAGTAAAATATGCTCTGTTTGTGGATTATCTTTTACATGGCGTAAAAAATGGTCAAAATGTTGGGATGAAGTCAAATACTGTTCAGAAAAATGTCGAAGAAATAAATCTTAATTTTCCATTATTTCATCAACTTTTTAGGACATAGCTAACATTTTCTGAATCGGTTTTAAGGCTTTTACTCGAATATTTTCAGGAATATTAATCTCGGGAGTCCGATTTTTCAACGCTAAATAAACTTTTTCGAGGGTATTCAATCTCATATAAGGGCATTCATTACAAGCACAGTTACTCTCAGGAGGTGCAGGAATAAATAACTTTTGGGGTGCATCTTTTTCCATTTGATGAATTATACCCGGTTCTGTGGCAATAATAAACTCTAAAGAATTACTTTGTAAGGCATATTTTAATAAAGCAGTAGTTGAACCAATATAGTCTGCATGACGTAAAATAGCAGTTTCGCATTCTGGATGAGCTAAAATTTCTGCTTGAGGATGTTGGACTTTTAACTGAACAATTTTTTTCTCAGAAAAAGTCTCATGAACAATACAACTACCATCCCATAAAACCATATCTCGTCCAGTTTGTTCCATCACATAACGTCCTAAATTTTTGTCGGGGGCGAAAATAATGGGTTGATTTTTCGGTATTTGTTGCACAATTTTAACAGCATTCGAGCTGGTGCAAATAATATCACTTAAGGCTTTGATTTCAGCACTACAATTAATATAAGAAATAACAATATGATCGGGATATTGGGCTTTAAACTCGGCAAATTTATCGGCTGGACAACTATCTGCCAAAGAGCATCCCGCATTTAAGTCTGGTAATAATACTAATTTATCAGGATTGAGAATTTTGGCGGTTTCTGCCATAAAATGTACTCCTGCAAATAAAATTACATCAGCAGAAGTCGTTGCCGCTTGTTGTGACAATCCTAGTGAATCCCCGATATAATCTGCTATGTCTTGAATATCTCCTTCTTGGTAATAATGGGCTAAAATCACCGCATTTAGTTCTTTTTTCATTTGCTCGATCGAGCTAAATAAATCTTGAGGAATGGATGAGGGAGCAATATTTGCAGTAAACACCATTAAAAGTTATCCTGTAAGAGTAAGTTATTATCTCTATTTTATCCTAGTTATAGTAAATTTTACCATAAATCACAAAAGATTAGTGATTGTAACTTGAATTTTATCTATAGAATAATGTTTAGTTAAAAACACCGATCGAGCTAATTAAATGATGAATATCGAAACGGCTAAACAAAAGGTATTTGCCCTATTATTAATGAGATTTAAACTCTCCACCATAGATTCTTTTGAAATTACCAAAGATTGGCTTAAAAATCATCCTGACAATGATTGGAATACTTTAGAGTCTTGTTTAAAAAATAATTTGATGCGATTAGAGAATAATAAGTTAGTAGAAATATATGACCAACGCATCATCACATTAGTCAATGATTTGCGAGGAAAAGAAGGTTTAGAAATAAAAGATAGAAAGTATCGTTTAACCACTTATCATAAGTGTTTTGTCGGTTCAGAAGCGATCGAATGGATGGAAAAACGGTATATTTTGTCAAAATCAGAGGCAATTAGATTAGGACAAGAATTAATTGACTTAAAAATTATTCATCATGTTACGGATGATCATGAGTTTAAAAATGGATTTTTTTTCTACCGTTTTTATCTTGATGAATAATCGATCGACAAGTCCTAAAATTCTTCTGATGAAAATAAAAAAGAGGAAATAATAGAAAATGGGGAAAAGTGAAAGAAACTGAGAACTTCAAAATTCCCCACTAACATTGAGTTTTATTTTTTCGGCAATAAAGCGATGGGATTAATCGCACCTTCCCCTCTAGGATGAATTTCAAAATGCAAATGAGGGCCGGTACTAAAACCAGTGCTACCCATATTAGCTATTTGTTGTCCTTGTTGAACAAATTGTCCTCGACGTACATGGATTTTGCTATTATGAGCATAAAGGGTGACTGTACCATCAAAATGACGAATTTTAACTAAGTTACCAAAACCACCAGAGTTCCATCCGGCAGTGATAACTTCTCCATCGGAAGCCGCTAAAATAGGAGTGCCTACTGGAGCCGCAATATCTATACCTTTGTGCATTCTGCCCCAACGCCAACCATAACCGGAAGTAAATACTCCCTTAGCAGGCCAAATATAGCCGTTAAATGGACGATCGCCTTCTGGAAGATAAGGTTCAGGAGAATTTATCTGAGGTAAATCCGGTGAAACCATTTGCCCTGCGGAAGGAGTGATCATCGGATTGTAATACTCTACTTGAATAGGGATCACACTAACTAAATCTTGATCTGTTGAATTTTCAGTATTTTCTAGTTGGGAAGGATTAATGATTCTGTTGTTACTAGGTTGAAAATTACGATCGACTACATTAGACGTGTTACTAATCAAGGTAGGTTGTTCTACATTCTTGATGGAGATGTTGGTTTCAGTCTGTTGTCTTGCAAACCCCTCATTAGTGGGTACAACAACAGGTATATTTATTGGATTATTAACGACAACAGAATTATTAACAGTCGTAGGAGGTTCATTTTCCACCTGAATAGGTATAGAGATGGATTGACTATTACTAGAAGGCTGATAAGGTAATTCTACTGCAATGGGTAAGGAAGTAGATTGAGAGGAAGAGTTTGTAAAATTTTGAGCAATCAAATTTGGAGACTCTAACCTATTAACCACTAAATTATCAGTTTTAATATTGCCTAAAGAAGGATTAGCTTTAGCTTGATTAGCAATATTTGTTACCCTTTCATTTTTGGCGATCGTGTAGCTATTCTGCTCAATATTATCAACCATAGAAATAGAAGTCGAAGGACTCAATTCAGAATTGATAGTCTGAGAGTTTTCTACTAAGATAGACACTTCTTCTGCCTTACTTACTAATAAAGTTGGGCGAGAAAGATCTAAATTTTCTGTTGCGGTGGCAGTGGTAGCCGCTTTGGCTAAACTAGGATTGATGATCAACCCTAAACCAAGCACTAGAACTGTTTGAGGCAATTTTTGCGATACTAATTTTAAATTCATGGATACAATTTCCTTTTTACTCGTCACACTCTTAAAATTGGACGGTAAACTATCGAACTAAACGATAATCTACTATTCTGAACATTAATTGAATGATAGTTATTTTTAGACTAAATTTTAGCTCAATATATCAATAAATGTCACTAAATTTTTGATAAAATGATATAAATTTCTTATAGGTTTATTTATGATTATTTTTATTCAACTTTAATAACCTATTGATTTTCTATATAAAGAGTAATACTTCTCTTTTATGAAGACGATTTAGAGAGAATTAAACCTCAAAATATATAATTTTTACTTATACTGTGTTTAATTAGTCATTAACCATTGACTTTTGTTTTGATAGTATAAATAAACTACCATCTCCTCCTCTACCAATGCGTAAAGATTCATCAATATAAGTTACTTTTAAACTTGGAATTCTTCCTTGAGGATTTCTAGCATTAAATACTTTTATGGGATCGAATATAGATGTTTTAATACCTAAAATTTTCTTAATAGAAATATATCTTTTTTCAAAATTGACATTAATTATATCATTTGGTAAAACTTCGTTTTCTGCAATTTTAGGGCTAAAAGTAGCTGTTACTTTCACATATCCACTAATTAATCCTGTAGAATCTTTCACAAAAGCGATATTAAAAAAAGAGGCTTTTTGAGTGTCAATTATTTGATAAACTTGTTTTAAT from Geminocystis sp. NIES-3709 encodes the following:
- a CDS encoding DUF2256 domain-containing protein, with the protein product MVKQRKKSDFPSKICSVCGLSFTWRKKWSKCWDEVKYCSEKCRRNKS
- the nadA gene encoding quinolinate synthase NadA; amino-acid sequence: MVFTANIAPSSIPQDLFSSIEQMKKELNAVILAHYYQEGDIQDIADYIGDSLGLSQQAATTSADVILFAGVHFMAETAKILNPDKLVLLPDLNAGCSLADSCPADKFAEFKAQYPDHIVISYINCSAEIKALSDIICTSSNAVKIVQQIPKNQPIIFAPDKNLGRYVMEQTGRDMVLWDGSCIVHETFSEKKIVQLKVQHPQAEILAHPECETAILRHADYIGSTTALLKYALQSNSLEFIIATEPGIIHQMEKDAPQKLFIPAPPESNCACNECPYMRLNTLEKVYLALKNRTPEINIPENIRVKALKPIQKMLAMS
- a CDS encoding DEP domain-containing protein, which gives rise to MMNIETAKQKVFALLLMRFKLSTIDSFEITKDWLKNHPDNDWNTLESCLKNNLMRLENNKLVEIYDQRIITLVNDLRGKEGLEIKDRKYRLTTYHKCFVGSEAIEWMEKRYILSKSEAIRLGQELIDLKIIHHVTDDHEFKNGFFFYRFYLDE
- a CDS encoding PAP/fibrillin family protein, giving the protein MKSRLILKEALLSEIKTLAHKRNINPQYPITDLMLSPSESDYVEKITNNLETYNPFPKLLLYGVNLLDGIWQLHYSTAREIRSLNQLPFGFKLKQVYQIIDTQKASFFNIAFVKDSTGLISGYVKVTATFSPKIAENEVLPNDIINVNFEKRYISIKKILGIKTSIFDPIKVFNARNPQGRIPSLKVTYIDESLRIGRGGDGSLFILSKQKSMVND